The Burkholderiales bacterium sequence CGGGTGCGGGCCGAGAACGCGCGGCTGCGGATGGAGAATGAAATCCTAAAAAAAGCGACGGCGTACTTCGCGAAAGATGCGCGTGAAGTACGCCTGGATCGACACGCAACGGAAGAACTTTCCGCTGCCGACGATGCACCACGCTGACGGTGAGCATCAGCGGGTATCGGGCCTGGAAGGGTGGCGGCAGGCCGGATCGCGCACGGCTGACCGATGGGCAACTGCTGGCGCTGCGCTGCCGCGCAGCGCGTCGCGCACTACAACCTTACCTGCGAACCTACGGCTCGCCGCGGATGTATCAGGAGCTGCACGGAGCGCGGCTACCAGGTGAGCAAGGCGCGGGTCGAGCGGCTGGCGCAGGAGCATGACCTGAGGCGCGGCACAAGCGCCGGTTCACGGAAGGCGACGACCGATTCCAGGCACGCGCTGCCGGTGGCGGACAACCTGCTGGCCCGGGGTTTGCGCCGGCGTCGGGCAATCCGGCGTGGACGGCCGATCTGAGCGCACATCTGGACCGATGAGGGTTGGCTGTACCTGGCCGTGGTGCTCGATCTGTTCAACCGCGAGGTGGTCGGCTGGTCGATCGCGCCGCGGATGACGGCGGATATCGTGGTCGATGCACTGACGATGGCGTGGTTTCGCCGCGACGCCGGCGCCTGGATTGATGCATCACTCCGATAGATAGCAGCCAATACGCGAGCGGCGTGTTCCAGGACAAGCTGGTCGAGTTCGGCGCGACCTGCTCGATGAGCCGCAGCGGAACTGCTGGGACAACGCGCCGACCGCTCTTCTTCTTCTCCAGCGCGAACGAGCGTGGCGGCACCCGGTACGCGACGCGCGAGGCGGCGATCGCCGATCTGTTCGACTACATCGAGGTGTTCTACAACCGCAGGCGCAAGCACTCGACGCTCGGCTATGTTTCGCCGGCGCGGTTCCTGGCCGGTTGGATCAGCAGTCAGCACGAGCAAGCCGTGGCAGCATGACCCCGTTCCCTTGGCGGACGAAAAACAGAGGGAAGCTCACGCCGCAGCAGAACGTTGCCTGACGTGGCACCTTCCAGCCGAGCCTTGAAACGGCCGTTCGTATCCAGCAGCACGAGGGCGGTGCCTTCATCGGCCAGCCGGTGCATCAGCGGTACGCTCACGCTCACCGGTCCAAAGCACACTACGGAGCCCAAGTGATGCAGCGGCACGCGCAGCCGCGTCTCGTCGCCCACGAGCAGACGCAGCGTGTCGTTGTCCAGCCGCAGGTGGCTGTCCGGCAGGGTCACGTACAGAGTGTTGAGCAACTGCATGCTCAAGGTTCGCCGACGGGATCGAACAGATCGTCGCCGACTGCCGCACCATCCGCGATACGGGCGAGCGCGTCGACCTGGCAGCGATCCCGAAGCGAGCAGCCTCGGCAGCGCCGGAGATCCGAAGTGGGTGATGGCAGTCGGGCTGCCGCCAGCATCGCGCGCACCTCGGCGGAGGTATCGGCCACCCGCTGCAACAGCGCGACATCCACGGCCACCACGCGCCTGCGCTTGCTGCTGGCGTAGAACAACGCCCCCTCGGGCACGGCGCGGCCGGTCATTTCCTCCAGGCATAGCGCCTGCGCGGCGAGCTGCAGGTCGTCGCAGGCGGCGATGTCAGCGGCCTTGTGGCGGCTGCCGTGCTTGTACTCCACCGGATAGGGTGTGCCGTCGGCTTCGAACTCCACCGTGTCGGCCTTGCCTACCAGCCCGAGCCGGTCGCTGAACAATGGTAGCGCCCGCTCGACGCGCAGGCCGCGCCGCACCTCGAAACCCGGTCGGTCCACCTCCGCGTGGACGGCATTGCCACGCAACGTGTGCAGGTTGTCGTCGAAAGCCTGCTCCAGATGGATCAGGCCGCACTGGCGCGGGCAGTAGGCCCAGTGTTGCAGAGCCGAAATGGGCAGAAGCTCGTCGACCGTCACGCGACAGGCAGCCGCCTGCGGCGCAGAGCCCGGCCCGAAACGACGACCAGATAGCCCTCGATCCAGTCCGCCAGCGGCAGGAGGTCCTGCACGATCCGCGTCGGCCAGTCCGGCGCGTACGCCGCTTGCCGCAGGAAGACGATAGCCGGCGGAGGCGGCACGGCACGCGCGAAGACGAGTTCGCCGTAATCGCGATCGAAGGTCAACACCCAGCGGCCATCGGCCGCGGCGCGGCGCAACACGTCGGCATCCGTGGCACGGGGCATCTCTTCGGCCACGGCCTGAACGTCCAAGCCCGCCGCGCGCAAGGCCAGCAACGCCGGGCGCGGTCAGTTCTCGTTGGCCAGCAGCCGCACGCTCACGTGGCCGGGCTATCCAGCAAGGTGTAGGACTCCTCGCGCATCTTCTCGGCGGCGAAGCCCAGTGCGGCAAGGATGTCGTCGCGCGTGAGCTGCGGGTACGCGTCCAGCAGAGTTTCGTGCGTCCAGCCTTGGGCAAGCCAGCCGAGGATCAACTCCACCGACAGGCGGGTGCCCTTGACGGCAGGCTTGCCCACGAGGATGTCGGGGTCGCAGACGATGCGCTCGCGCCAATCCATGTTCAGCACCTCCGAGTGAGGGTGACCCCCTGTGCCGCTGCGACGCTTTCTCCGATCGCGAGCGCGCGGCCGTCGAATGCCACCGAGTATGCGCCAAAGTCGCGTGCCGGTGCCGCAGCATCGCCCGTGTGTGCGATGGCGAGACGGTCGAACAAGGCGTGCGCATGCGCATTGCCCAGCTCGCTTTCGTGCTCGAAGACGTACAGGCCCCGCGTGCTCATCTGGCCGCGCGCGGCGCTGCGGTCGTGCTCGAACATCTGTCCGAGAGCCTGCCACAGAAGCTCGAGGTCGGCGTCGTCGAAGCCAGTCTGCCTGGCTAGGAAGGCAGAGACGAAGCCGTGCGCCCGGTACAGGCCGTAGGGAACCGTGTGCTTGCGGCCCATCTCGCGGTTGTCCCCTTTCTGCTCGGCGGCCTTCTCCTCCGTGGTGACGGCCACTCGCGTGATGGTGTGTTCCAGTGCGACCACAGGTTCGACGGATCGAGCGAACGTCATTTGCACCGGCCCGCGCACCTGGCCGGCGTTGACGCCGGTGGACATCACGGCGCCAAAGGTGCGCACGTCGAAAAAGTTCTGGCACATCCAGGCGCGGGCGCGCTCGACTTCATCGCCGCCGCCCTTGCGCTTGTCCCTGGCGCCCTTCTTCTTCGGTGTCTCGACGAGTTCGTCGGCTGCAGGTTCGGCTTCGCCCGGATCGAGCTTCAGCGCCGAGTAGGCCCTTTGGTGCTGCAGATTCAGGATCGCCTTCTCGCGCACATAGATCTCGAAGCGCTTCTCGCCCTCGGCAGGGTCGCGTTGCGTCTGCTCTCGCGTCATGGCGACGAAGTTGCGCACCTTGCGCTTGAGCGAAACGTCGGTCACCAGCCCGTGCCCGGTCTCGGCGTCCAGCCGCGGAAGGTTACCTGCATCGGGATCACCGTTGGGGTTCCCATCCTTCACGTCGAAGAGGAGCACGAAGTCGTAGCGGTGCGCGAGGGGCATGGTCAGTTCTCCTGAACGGTGCTGTCGTCGGTGCTGGTGTCGGCGTCGGCAGTCTTTCCCGCGTAGAGGCTCTGCCGCTGGTGGTAGTAGCCGAGCGCGAAAAGGCCCTGGGCATGCAGGTCGAGTTGGCGTGGGAAGTCCGTGAGTGCAGGTTCCTCGACGCTGCCGCAGATCTCGCCCACCAGTTTCTCGAAGAACGTCTCCATGCCGTTCCTGAGCTTTTTCAGGTGCGAGTTCGTCAGCCGCATCAACGTCGGAAACACCGCGCCCGGCGTGCTGGAGGCAGCACCGTAGTAGCGGTCGCGGATGGTAGCGTTGAGCTTCGCGGGCCTTGCCGACTGAACCTGGATGTTCTCCAGCACGGCGAACAGGCGCCCGAGTCGGTAGGCTGGTTCGGTCTGACTCACGTCGAGTTCCTCCTGGATGAATTGGAAGCCGGCTGATGCATCGTGGCGACGACGGTACTCGCGGTTGATGCAAGCCTTGAGAATGGCGGCGCGCAGGTAGGAGACGTTCGGTACGGGCTTGCCTGTGCGCTCATCCTTCTTTGCCTGCTCCGCGCGGCAGCGGTTGACCGCGGCGTTGAGCAGGGCCGGCGGGTAGGGGGTGCCCTCGAGGATGGCGCGCAGCCACTCGCCTGCCAAGCGCGGCGGCACGTTGTCGGCCTTGCTCTGCGGCGCGATCGATCGCAGCAGCAAATACATGGCCGGCGTGGGGCCGTCGCGATCGGACTGGCGGGCAATGCGCAGGTCGTCGAAGTGCTGCAGGATACGCGGACCCAAGCGTTCGAACGTGTCGTGGAACCAGAAGCGCACAGCGATGCGCGAGGCGTTGGGCGCCAGACCCAGCACGAAGAAGCGCAGTGACGT is a genomic window containing:
- a CDS encoding DUF5615 family PIN-like protein, whose amino-acid sequence is MLALRAAGLDVQAVAEEMPRATDADVLRRAAADGRWVLTFDRDYGELVFARAVPPPPAIVFLRQAAYAPDWPTRIVQDLLPLADWIEGYLVVVSGRALRRRRLPVA
- a CDS encoding CRISPR-associated endonuclease Cas1, with the protein product MQLLNTLYVTLPDSHLRLDNDTLRLLVGDETRLRVPLHHLGSVVCFGPVSVSVPLMHRLADEGTALVLLDTNGRFKARLEGATSGNVLLRRELPSVFRPPRERGHAATACSC
- the cas7c gene encoding type I-C CRISPR-associated protein Cas7/Csd2, which produces MPLAHRYDFVLLFDVKDGNPNGDPDAGNLPRLDAETGHGLVTDVSLKRKVRNFVAMTREQTQRDPAEGEKRFEIYVREKAILNLQHQRAYSALKLDPGEAEPAADELVETPKKKGARDKRKGGGDEVERARAWMCQNFFDVRTFGAVMSTGVNAGQVRGPVQMTFARSVEPVVALEHTITRVAVTTEEKAAEQKGDNREMGRKHTVPYGLYRAHGFVSAFLARQTGFDDADLELLWQALGQMFEHDRSAARGQMSTRGLYVFEHESELGNAHAHALFDRLAIAHTGDAAAPARDFGAYSVAFDGRALAIGESVAAAQGVTLTRRC
- a CDS encoding DUF433 domain-containing protein — its product is MDWRERIVCDPDILVGKPAVKGTRLSVELILGWLAQGWTHETLLDAYPQLTRDDILAALGFAAEKMREESYTLLDSPAT
- the cas4 gene encoding CRISPR-associated protein Cas4 encodes the protein MTVDELLPISALQHWAYCPRQCGLIHLEQAFDDNLHTLRGNAVHAEVDRPGFEVRRGLRVERALPLFSDRLGLVGKADTVEFEADGTPYPVEYKHGSRHKAADIAACDDLQLAAQALCLEEMTGRAVPEGALFYASSKRRRVVAVDVALLQRVADTSAEVRAMLAAARLPSPTSDLRRCRGCSLRDRCQVDALARIADGAAVGDDLFDPVGEP